The Mercurialis annua linkage group LG8, ddMerAnnu1.2, whole genome shotgun sequence genome window below encodes:
- the LOC126661462 gene encoding NAC transcription factor 32-like, producing MDSNVGYDQNKFEEQYFVPPCYRFDPTDKDLIDFLNLKVKCLPLPPNPIHVEDIYQYHPQNLIERYTMIREKEWYFFSPRTKKYPNGERPDRSAGNGFWKASGAQKPISNSLGFKMKLDYYENKNQILTKKRKDTVDYRKTTWKMHEYTFKHPHQDRTNMQLDEYVLCKIYNSKKAKKQDDKDGAEAENTNSMPQNNEIVACTSNSAATNYFAPVDHQITPRINPYLHDISVPQYVQHSADNYGWLPSPSHDNYFMDFNNCSYNAPAQIQDSCFYNSNELIQPVKLEDEAWFDSCMEMDPGCIDTNDDEASSMPPFVEHNQKNEATSDTDLHFKKDPK from the exons ATGGATTCTAATGTAGGGTACgatcaaaataaatttgaagaaCAATACTTTGTTCCTCCTTGTTATCGGTTCGACCCGACCGACAaggatttaattgattttttaaatttaaaagtcaaatgTCTTCCCTTACCTCCCAATCCTATTCACGTAGAAGACATTTACCAATACCATCCTCAAAATCTCATCG AGAGGTATACGATGATTAGAGAAAAAGAGTGGTACTTCTTTTCACCAAGAACTAAGAAGTATCCTAACGGAGAGAGGCCCGATCGATCGGCTGGCAACGGATTCTGGAAAGCGAGCGGAGCTCAAAAGCCTATTTCAAACTCCTTAGGATTCAAGATGAAACTTGATTATTATGAgaacaaaaatcaaattctcACAAAAAAGAGGAAGGATACTGTGGATTACAGGAAAACAACTTGGAAAATGCATGAGTATACTTTCAAACACCCGCACCAAGACAGAACCAATATGCAG TTGGACGAATACGTGCTATGCAAGATATATAATTCTAAGAAAGCAAAGAAGCAAGATGATAAAGATGGAGCAGAGGCAGAGAATACAAATTCCATGCCACAAAACAATGAAATAGTTGCATGCACTTCAAATTCAGCTGCAACAAATTATTTTGCACCAGTTGATCATCAAATTACGCCACGGATAAATCCGTATTTACATGATATTTCGGTTCCACAATACGTCCAACATTCAGCTGATAATTACGGGTGGCTACCTTCTCCTTCACATGATAATTATTTCATGGACTTCAATAATTGTAGCTACAATGCACCAGCTCAGATACAAGATTCTTGTTTCTATAATAGCAATGAATTAATTCAACCCGTCAAATTAGAAGATGAGGCTTGGTTTGATAGCTGCATGGAGATGGATCCAGGATGCATTGACACAAACGATGATGAAGCTTCTTCAATGCCACCATTTGTGGAGCATAATCAGAAGAATGAAGCTACATCTGACACTGATCTACATTTCAAAAAAGATcctaaataa
- the LOC126662329 gene encoding auxin-responsive protein SAUR68-like — translation MVSAKNLLKLAKRWRKLAAISRKRITSTQTIATTDSTSSSKVEKGHFVVYSADQKRFLLPLEYLNNELVRELFDMAEDEFGLPSNGPLTLPCDAELMEYAICLIKKKAARDVEQALLTSIACSCFSSSLHQTTIHQLSISSF, via the coding sequence ATGGTAAGTGCCAAGAATCTCCTTAAATTGGCAAAGAGATGGCGGAAACTCGCCGCTATTAGCCGAAAACGCATCACATCAACTCAAACCATTGCTACTACGGATTCAACTAGTTCATCAAAAGTCGAAAAAGGTCATTTTGTAGTTTACTCCGCTGATCAGAAGCGTTTCTTGTTGCCGTTAGAGTATCTTAACAACGAACTAGTTCGAGAGCTATTCGATATGGCGGAAGACGAGTTTGGATTGCCTAGCAATGGACCTCTTACATTACCGTGTGACGCAGAGCTAATGGAATATGCAATTTGTTTGATAAAAAAGAAGGCTGCAAGAGACGTAGAACAAGCCTTGCTGACTTCTATAGCTTGCAGCTGCTTCTCATCGTCATTGCATCAAACGACAATCCACCAGTTATCGATTTCTAGCTTTTGA
- the LOC126659613 gene encoding gallate 1-beta-glucosyltransferase 84A24-like, which translates to MVASESLVHVLLVSFHGQGHINPLLRLGKLLASKGLLVTFAATERVEKQMRNANNVVDNESIPVIPVGDGFIRFEFFKERLEEDDPRRSVLDYMAQLELVGTKEISEMVMRNKEEGRPVSCLINNPFIPWVSDVAENFGIPCALLWIQSCASFASYYHYFHSPALFPTQENPQNNVVLPCMPVLKHDEIPSFLHPLTPVLFLRNASLGQFKNLEKSFCVLMETFQELEHDLIDFMSKFCSIKPVGPLCKHPNPNLNNTAINGDILKADDCIQWLDTKESSSVVYISFGTVVLINQEQFNEIAYGILDSHVSFLWAIKPPPPGESGSNVALLPEEFLEKAGDRGKIVQWSPQEKVLAHESIACFVTHCGWNSTIEALSSGVPVVCYPQWGDQVTDAKYLVDVFKVGVRMCRGLAENKMITRDEVKKCLLEATVGPQAEEMRRNALKWKEAAEAGVAEGGSSERNIQEFVDEIKGMGKRSLVGN; encoded by the coding sequence atggtagcATCAGAATCTCTTGTTCATGTGCTTCTTGTTTCGTTCCATGGTCAAGGCCATATCAACCCTTTACTCAGACTCGGCAAGCTACTCGCTTCAAAGGGCTTGCTCGTCACCTTTGCTGCAACCGAAAGAGTCGAAAAACAGATGCGAAATGCGAACAACGTCGTCGATAATGAATCCATACCGGTCATACCAGTCGGTGATGGTTTTATTCGGTTCGAATTCTTCAAAGAAAGATTAGAAGAAGATGATCCTAGACGCAGCGTTCTTGATTACATGGCTCAGCTCGAGCTTGTCGGGACAAAAGAAATTTCTGAAATGGTGATGAgaaacaaagaagaaggaagGCCGGTTTCTTGCTTGATAAATAACCCGTTTATTCCTTGGGTTTCTGATGTGGCTGAAAATTTTGGTATACCTTGTGCACTTCTCTGGATTCAATCTTGTGCTTCTTTTGCAtcttattatcattattttcaTAGTCCTGCTCTTTTTCCTACTCAGGAAAATCCTCAAAACAACGTCGTTTTGCCTTGTATGCCTGTTCTAAAACATGATGAAATTCCAAGTTTCTTGCATCCTCTTACTCCTGTTCTTTTTTTGAGGAATGCATCTTTAGGTCAATTCAAGAATCTTGAAAAATCCTTCTGTGTTTTAATGGAAACTTTTCAAGAATTGGAGCATGACTTAATTGACTTCATGTCCAAGTTTTGTTCTATCAAGCCTGTTGGTCCTTTGTGTAAACACCCTAACCCTAATCTGAATAATACAGCCATCAATGGTGATATCTTGAAAGCTGATGATTGTATTCAATGGCTAGACACCAAGGAATCATCTTCTGTTGTTTATATTTCTTTTGGTACTGTTGTTTTGATAAATCAAGAACAGTTCAATGAGATTGCATATGGGATTTTAGATTCTCATGTTTCTTTCTTGTGGGCTATCAAACCGCCGCCCCCTGGTGAATCCGGTTCGAACGTGGCTCTTTTGCCTGAAGAGTTCTTGGAGAAAGCAGGAGATAGAGGGAAAATTGTGCAATGGAGTCCACAAGAAAAAGTACTAGCTCATGAATCGATTGCTTGTTTCGTGACGCATTGTGGATGGAACTCGACGATTGAAGCGTTATCATCCGGCGTGCCCGTGGTTTGTTACCCTCAATGGGGTGATCAAGTAACTGATGCTAAGTACTTGGTTGATGTGTTTAAGGTTGGTGTTAGAATGTGCCGTGGACTGGCTGAAAATAAGATGATTACGCGTGATGAAGTGAAGAAATGCTTGCTCGAGGCGACGGTGGGGCCACAGGCGGAGGAGATGAGGCGGAACGCCTTGAAATGGAAGGAAGCGGCGGAGGCAGGGGTGGCCGAAGGTGGTTCATCCGAACGGAATATACAAGAGTTTGTGGATGAAATTAAGGGTATGGGGAAGCGTTCACTAGTCGGCAACTAG
- the LOC126659744 gene encoding uncharacterized protein LOC126659744: MADLKVKEEALQIIGMFQLLPKLVVFDLDYTLWPFYCECRSKHEMPSLYPHAKGILYALKDKGIDMAIASRSPTMDIAKTFLGKLSIDSMFVTQEIFSSWTHKTEHFQKIHTRTSVPFNSMLFFDDEDRNIQTVSKMGVTSIRVGNGVNLGALRQGLTKFSQNVEAVEKNKQRWWKFSQTSKSSEKKEQD; the protein is encoded by the exons ATGGCAGACTTGAAAGTGAAAGAAGAAGCTTTACAAATAATTGGAATGTTCCAATTGCTACCCAAATTAGTTGTCTTTGATCTTGATTACACTCTCTGGCCCTTCTACTG TGAATGCCGTTCAAAACATGAAATGCCATCTTTGTATCCCCATGCCAAAGGCATACTATATGCACTCAAAGACAAGGGAATTGACATGGCTATTGCTTCTCGATCACCAACCATGGATATTGCAAAAACATTTCTTGGGAAGTTGAGCATAGATTCAATGTTTGTAACCCAG GAGATATTTTCAAGCTGGACTCATAAGACTGAGCATTTCCAGAAGATTCATACAAGGACCAGCGTGCCCTTTAACTCCATGCTCTTTTTTGATGATGAAGATAGGAACATCCAAACG GTTTCAAAAATGGGAGTAACGAGCATCCGAGTAGGTAATGGGGTTAATCTGGGAGCATTGAGACAGGGGCTCACCAAATTCTCTCAAAATGTCGAAGCAGTTGAGAAGAACAAGCAAAGATGGTGGAAATTTTCACAAACCTCAAAATCGTCCGAGAAGAAAGAACAAGATTGA